A single window of bacterium DNA harbors:
- a CDS encoding bifunctional YncE family protein/alkaline phosphatase family protein: SLRDSLAPPKMFPAGLAVTRDNALMFVAENRDSSFSVVSVAQRQVKKRIKVGPFPYGVKIAHSRQKVYVSLWGGKRLSARSTLTGELVAEIAVGDHPNAMILSPDESLLYVACANTDEVCVVDTAKDEVIETIGLHPYPNAPFGSTPNALALSPDGTTLYVAHATNNDVAVVDVSKRGKSVVKGLIPVGWYPTALMMSHDGKKLYVANAKGLTSKPNPKGPNPYKRGDSQTEYIGALFNGTVSVIPVPEGRQLARYTRQVEKNNGFNEAARKLMEKERNVKPQPIPRRVGEPSLIKHVIYIIKENRTYDQVFGDIARGNGDSTICLFGEDVTPNHHALAEQFVLLDNFYVDAEVSADGHEWSTAAIATDFVEKSWPAAYSGRGLPYPSEGAFEIAYPTNGYIWEAVGRNGLSYRSYGEFIAARGDSAVAQHSALVGHFDPLFKTWDLSYPDTLRAAEFIRELNEFEQKGALPNFIILRLPNDHTDGTRPGTRSPRAMVADNDLALGQIVEAVSHSRFWKETAIFVIEDDAQNGPDHVDAHRTIALAISPYIRRGSVDNTMYDTASMLRTMELILGLQPMSQYDAAAFPMVGCFTDKPDLTPYTTLRPRVLLDEVNSPMAYGAEESLAMDFSREDATPEIRLNEIIWKSIRGENSEMPRPINHRSRYDDDDDDLN; this comes from the coding sequence TCTCCCTCAGGGATTCCCTTGCGCCGCCGAAAATGTTTCCGGCCGGTCTTGCTGTTACGAGGGATAATGCGCTCATGTTTGTTGCGGAGAACCGTGACAGCTCATTCTCTGTTGTCTCGGTTGCACAGAGACAGGTGAAAAAACGGATCAAGGTCGGGCCTTTCCCGTATGGTGTTAAAATTGCCCATTCGCGGCAGAAAGTCTATGTGAGTCTCTGGGGGGGAAAACGCCTGAGCGCCCGCAGCACGCTCACGGGCGAACTTGTGGCCGAGATCGCGGTCGGCGATCATCCCAACGCCATGATTCTCTCGCCTGATGAATCTCTCCTGTATGTCGCCTGCGCAAACACTGACGAGGTCTGTGTCGTCGATACCGCAAAAGACGAGGTCATCGAGACCATCGGTCTTCACCCGTATCCGAACGCGCCTTTCGGCAGTACGCCCAATGCCCTTGCGCTTTCACCGGACGGTACGACGCTCTATGTGGCACATGCCACCAATAACGATGTTGCGGTCGTCGATGTTTCAAAACGGGGAAAGAGTGTTGTCAAAGGGCTCATTCCAGTCGGGTGGTATCCGACAGCCCTTATGATGAGCCATGACGGTAAAAAACTGTATGTCGCCAATGCCAAAGGACTGACTTCAAAACCCAATCCCAAAGGTCCGAATCCCTACAAGAGAGGTGACAGTCAGACCGAATATATCGGCGCTCTGTTCAATGGCACCGTATCGGTTATTCCAGTCCCCGAAGGCCGTCAACTGGCCCGGTATACCCGTCAGGTCGAGAAGAACAACGGATTCAACGAAGCCGCCCGCAAACTCATGGAAAAAGAGCGTAATGTCAAGCCGCAGCCCATTCCGAGGCGGGTCGGCGAACCTTCCCTCATAAAACATGTCATCTATATCATCAAGGAAAACCGGACATACGACCAGGTATTCGGTGATATTGCCCGCGGGAACGGCGATTCCACAATCTGCCTGTTCGGCGAGGATGTAACACCCAACCATCACGCTCTTGCGGAACAGTTTGTGCTGCTCGATAATTTCTATGTCGATGCGGAGGTCAGCGCTGACGGTCATGAATGGAGTACAGCCGCCATTGCGACCGATTTTGTCGAAAAGTCGTGGCCCGCAGCCTATTCCGGCAGGGGTTTGCCATACCCTTCGGAAGGAGCGTTCGAAATCGCGTACCCGACAAACGGATATATCTGGGAAGCGGTCGGCCGTAACGGATTGAGCTACAGGAGTTATGGTGAATTTATTGCTGCAAGGGGCGATTCGGCTGTTGCACAGCACTCGGCCCTTGTCGGACATTTCGATCCGTTGTTTAAAACATGGGATTTGTCATATCCCGATACTCTGCGCGCCGCAGAATTCATTCGCGAATTGAACGAATTCGAACAGAAGGGAGCGTTGCCCAATTTTATCATTCTACGGCTTCCCAACGATCACACCGATGGTACTCGTCCTGGGACGCGCTCTCCACGGGCAATGGTCGCCGACAACGATCTTGCCCTCGGACAGATTGTCGAAGCTGTCAGTCACAGCAGGTTCTGGAAGGAAACGGCCATCTTTGTCATCGAGGACGATGCGCAGAACGGTCCCGATCATGTGGACGCCCATCGTACGATAGCTCTGGCCATCAGTCCTTACATCAGGCGGGGTTCTGTCGACAACACCATGTACGATACCGCAAGCATGCTCCGCACCATGGAACTTATACTCGGTCTGCAGCCCATGAGCCAGTATGACGCCGCGGCGTTTCCCATGGTGGGGTGCTTTACCGATAAACCCGATCTTACGCCCTATACGACTCTCCGTCCACGGGTGCTGCTCGACGAGGTCAATTCACCCATGGCGTACGGGGCGGAGGAAAGCCTCGCCATGGACTTCAGCCGTGAGGATGCCACTCCCGAGATACGGCTGAACGAAATCATCTGGAAATCGATTCGCGGCGAAAACTCGGAAATGCCAAGGCCCATTAACCACCGTTCCCGGTATGATGATGACGACGATGACCTGAATTGA
- a CDS encoding glutaredoxin family protein — MESIHIHGKNRGNILLFALSTCGWCKKAKRLLDEMGVEYSYIDVDLTEGEERRTVENEMYSWNPRGSFPTIVINNSTTIIGFSEDEIRKKIGGTE; from the coding sequence ATGGAATCGATACATATACATGGAAAGAACAGAGGCAATATTCTTCTCTTTGCCCTCAGCACCTGCGGATGGTGTAAAAAGGCAAAGCGGCTTCTCGATGAGATGGGCGTGGAATACTCTTACATCGATGTCGACCTCACCGAAGGCGAGGAACGGCGTACTGTGGAAAACGAGATGTACTCATGGAATCCGCGCGGCTCTTTTCCCACCATTGTCATAAACAATTCGACAACGATTATCGGTTTCAGCGAGGATGAAATCAGGAAAAAAATCGGGGGTACGGAGTGA
- a CDS encoding cupin domain-containing protein, which yields MKRIMIWLLVVCAATVSRAGSEDTQRAPSFDEFSDWNHRHPGEDVNVDLYKRSWRDSDIHAGHGGFIEQEVLFPGDPLDPPRPGAVLKYIKAYNHGSLHAGCATKETVHENEQVLFYVLKGNGIVEAGGKNAEVREGSGIFIPARLKYRFVNTEDKPLDALIIVEDIPAGFVPQREMVVGNYHDSQPVIGWHWSHIDREVIRGAKFANPISMCVTTINGLDMAQPHVVHEGAECVWYMLEGDSLLMFGNVLRVLSEGEAFLIPPNGKVPTSTINHTKEPVKLLYFGNRHDEKR from the coding sequence ATGAAACGGATCATGATATGGTTACTGGTTGTTTGTGCGGCGACGGTCTCACGAGCCGGAAGCGAAGACACCCAGCGTGCGCCTTCGTTCGACGAGTTTTCCGACTGGAATCACCGTCACCCCGGCGAGGATGTCAATGTCGACCTGTATAAACGCTCCTGGCGGGATTCGGATATTCACGCCGGTCATGGGGGATTTATCGAGCAGGAAGTCCTCTTCCCCGGCGATCCGCTCGATCCCCCGCGCCCGGGAGCAGTGCTCAAATACATCAAAGCTTACAACCACGGCTCCCTCCATGCGGGATGTGCGACGAAGGAAACGGTCCACGAAAACGAGCAGGTCTTATTTTATGTCCTGAAAGGTAACGGCATTGTCGAAGCGGGCGGCAAAAATGCCGAGGTACGGGAGGGATCGGGGATTTTTATTCCAGCACGGCTGAAGTACCGTTTTGTCAACACGGAGGACAAACCGCTCGATGCGCTCATCATCGTGGAGGATATCCCCGCCGGTTTTGTACCCCAGCGGGAAATGGTTGTCGGAAATTACCACGACAGTCAGCCGGTTATCGGCTGGCACTGGTCGCACATCGACCGCGAGGTGATCAGAGGGGCGAAATTCGCCAATCCCATAAGCATGTGCGTCACAACCATCAACGGTCTCGATATGGCGCAGCCCCATGTTGTCCACGAAGGCGCCGAATGCGTGTGGTACATGCTCGAAGGCGACAGCCTCCTCATGTTCGGAAATGTCCTCCGCGTCCTCAGCGAGGGCGAGGCATTCCTCATTCCTCCGAACGGCAAGGTTCCGACCTCCACCATCAATCACACGAAGGAACCGGTAAAGCTCCTCTATTTCGGCAACCGTCACGACGAAAAGCGGTAA
- a CDS encoding ferredoxin:glutaredoxin reductase: MTDITEQDVEGLRVRLGREAEQSGYHLNPDADFTRDLVRGLLVNERRYGYWACPCRLASGEKTDDLDMICPCDYRDPDLGEYGTCYCGLYVSQEIASGEKSLARIPERRSPAPERKKAKPKPGVPDTRELPYPVWRCKVCGYLCARNEPPEVCPVCKAKKERFERFM; the protein is encoded by the coding sequence ATGACGGATATTACAGAACAGGACGTCGAGGGGCTTCGGGTACGGCTCGGCAGAGAAGCCGAACAGTCCGGTTACCACCTCAATCCCGATGCGGACTTCACCCGTGACCTCGTACGGGGCCTCCTCGTCAACGAGCGGCGGTACGGCTACTGGGCGTGTCCGTGCAGGCTGGCGTCGGGGGAAAAAACGGATGATCTCGATATGATCTGCCCCTGCGATTACCGTGATCCCGACCTGGGCGAATACGGGACATGCTACTGCGGGCTCTATGTCTCTCAGGAGATTGCGAGCGGCGAGAAATCGCTTGCCAGAATTCCCGAACGGCGGTCACCCGCTCCTGAACGTAAAAAAGCCAAGCCGAAACCCGGCGTTCCCGATACCCGCGAGCTGCCGTATCCCGTCTGGCGGTGCAAGGTATGCGGGTATCTCTGCGCCCGGAACGAGCCTCCCGAAGTCTGCCCGGTATGCAAGGCGAAAAAAGAACGGTTCGAGCGGTTCATGTAG
- a CDS encoding T9SS type A sorting domain-containing protein, with amino-acid sequence MKRSFGLAVLLALLTATVFAANFSPTVMTVTGPAVINYNFDGKPIDIPITLSGTKGSVMLLVHTKDQAANINMVRNGYLGWHRVNKIDTSVYVSPLKGMDIGANTITWNGKDQDGKIVPAGEYTYYLWGYDSFSARKLVTNSIDAAAWKNDRIVTHNWVTGEQLVKPVIHGAPDEWSTSGSEHTLVTRYRWEIGGDPMDKTLLETTSYWAYYDICKDVPSIYNKDDFFIFTTDDNLFGRIRKLAYVPNGESILDTKWGNNGEFIFSINTGPGWWVRMQSFEYAGQGLMVATNTDHQGVSTVAELVFADMEDGTEQFRIDLSEWWISIESGEKGGQQSAGPNRMDWKNNLLYLGSHSSCWKEVIDPNAGYEDEEEYMRWMNGNGDYTGDLNFLADANIPWVCNDYNSNPFMYQISADKNGFVCFPCYDMGAVSFGLMAPDGDGLGYLPFADEAAANKTDRGNIRFLTVGSAYDGFYCDNNVGSEDKDTAEYGTFYEACDSFKGIISNAPVAVEESAPAAFAVKQNSPNPFNPTTTISFSLAQAGNVTVDVFNAAGQKVDTIANEFMGTGSHSLTWDASGFSAGIYFYTVKTGEFSKTMKMTLLK; translated from the coding sequence ATGAAAAGAAGTTTTGGACTTGCTGTACTACTTGCACTTTTAACTGCAACAGTATTTGCTGCAAATTTTTCGCCTACGGTTATGACCGTAACCGGTCCGGCAGTGATCAATTATAATTTTGACGGTAAGCCGATTGATATTCCCATTACTCTTTCCGGAACAAAAGGGAGTGTCATGCTTCTCGTTCATACGAAGGATCAGGCCGCCAATATCAATATGGTTCGCAACGGATATCTCGGCTGGCACCGGGTCAACAAAATTGATACCTCCGTCTACGTATCGCCACTCAAAGGAATGGATATCGGTGCAAACACGATAACCTGGAATGGAAAAGATCAGGACGGAAAGATAGTCCCCGCCGGGGAATATACCTATTATCTGTGGGGATATGATTCATTCAGCGCACGGAAACTGGTGACCAACTCTATCGATGCGGCAGCGTGGAAAAATGACCGTATCGTCACCCATAACTGGGTTACGGGTGAGCAGCTGGTCAAGCCGGTTATCCACGGCGCTCCGGATGAATGGAGTACCAGCGGCAGCGAGCATACGCTGGTGACTCGTTACAGATGGGAAATCGGCGGCGATCCCATGGATAAGACGCTTCTTGAAACCACGTCTTACTGGGCATATTATGACATCTGCAAAGATGTCCCTTCGATCTATAACAAGGACGACTTCTTCATTTTCACAACCGACGACAACCTGTTCGGGCGCATCAGGAAGCTTGCCTATGTGCCAAACGGCGAATCTATTCTGGACACCAAGTGGGGAAATAACGGTGAGTTTATCTTCAGTATCAACACCGGTCCCGGCTGGTGGGTGAGAATGCAGTCGTTTGAATATGCCGGACAGGGTCTGATGGTCGCCACCAATACTGACCACCAGGGCGTTTCAACCGTGGCTGAGCTCGTTTTTGCGGATATGGAAGATGGTACCGAGCAGTTCAGGATCGATCTCTCCGAGTGGTGGATCAGCATCGAAAGCGGCGAGAAGGGCGGACAGCAGTCTGCCGGCCCGAACCGTATGGACTGGAAGAATAATCTGTTGTACCTCGGTTCCCATAGCTCCTGCTGGAAAGAAGTTATCGATCCTAATGCAGGGTATGAAGATGAAGAAGAGTATATGCGGTGGATGAACGGTAACGGCGATTACACCGGCGACCTGAATTTCCTCGCCGATGCCAATATACCGTGGGTCTGCAACGATTATAACTCCAATCCATTCATGTACCAGATTTCCGCCGACAAAAACGGTTTTGTCTGCTTCCCGTGCTATGACATGGGCGCTGTATCGTTCGGTCTGATGGCTCCCGACGGGGACGGACTCGGCTATCTTCCGTTTGCCGATGAAGCTGCGGCAAACAAAACTGATAGAGGAAATATCCGGTTCTTGACGGTTGGTTCCGCATATGACGGATTCTACTGCGACAACAATGTCGGCAGCGAAGACAAAGATACTGCGGAATATGGTACCTTCTATGAGGCTTGTGATTCCTTCAAGGGTATCATCTCCAATGCCCCTGTCGCGGTGGAAGAATCCGCTCCTGCCGCTTTTGCTGTTAAGCAGAATTCGCCGAACCCGTTCAACCCGACAACGACAATCTCCTTCTCACTTGCCCAGGCCGGCAATGTCACTGTTGATGTATTCAACGCCGCCGGACAGAAGGTCGATACGATTGCCAATGAGTTTATGGGTACGGGCAGCCATTCGCTGACATGGGATGCTTCCGGATTCTCCGCCGGTATCTACTTCTATACGGTGAAGACCGGTGAATTTTCGAAAACCATGAAGATGACGCTGCTCAAGTAA
- a CDS encoding PmoA family protein has protein sequence MNVSRKCGLLFLFLGLIFWSVSGCSKKSGDSFLVEITFRDNSMQLPIPVSIDAPLTASDSLSVWEAVPENGSGAKPVYGQVLHDGDSRQIIFLAESPASPGEKTAQYRLRHPSSPVNGAFSFSEHDNKFLTVSEGQIPVFTYVYGMNLKDGVPEDRTRSNYVHPLYDLDGHPLSDDFPADHYHHRGIFIAWPRVIVNGDTLNLWDIRGMDKRFERWLGQETGPVFGRLGVQLGWYAGETKVVDEILWITAFRAGNVGRAIDFDLTLRAVTDSVILIGSPDEGKGYGGFNFRPAPFDNPVITTDSGIQEDSNLKRFPWADFSAIFKGTQSPSGVAIFQNPVNHDIPNGWCLRHYGFLGVAWPGLDPYTLRPSESFHARYRVWIHRGDAVAGQVAAAYDYYAKPPSVTLVR, from the coding sequence ATGAACGTATCACGAAAATGCGGACTCCTGTTTCTGTTTCTGGGGCTGATTTTCTGGTCGGTGTCAGGTTGTTCAAAAAAATCCGGTGATTCATTCCTCGTCGAAATCACTTTCCGCGACAACAGCATGCAGCTCCCGATACCGGTCTCAATAGACGCCCCGTTGACCGCCAGCGACAGCCTTTCCGTGTGGGAAGCAGTCCCTGAAAACGGAAGCGGTGCTAAACCTGTCTATGGACAGGTGCTGCATGACGGTGATTCCCGACAGATTATATTTCTGGCTGAATCCCCGGCTTCTCCCGGAGAAAAAACAGCGCAATACCGGCTTCGACATCCCTCTTCACCGGTGAACGGTGCGTTTTCATTCTCCGAACATGACAACAAGTTTCTCACGGTTTCGGAAGGACAGATACCGGTTTTTACCTATGTATATGGCATGAATCTGAAAGACGGAGTTCCGGAAGACCGTACCCGGTCCAATTACGTTCATCCGCTCTATGATCTGGACGGGCATCCCCTATCCGATGATTTCCCCGCGGATCATTATCATCATCGGGGCATATTCATCGCGTGGCCTCGAGTTATTGTGAACGGCGACACGCTCAACCTGTGGGATATACGTGGCATGGACAAACGATTCGAGCGGTGGCTCGGACAGGAGACAGGGCCGGTTTTCGGACGGCTCGGCGTTCAGCTTGGCTGGTATGCCGGTGAAACAAAGGTTGTCGATGAAATTCTGTGGATTACAGCCTTCAGAGCGGGCAATGTCGGTCGGGCCATCGATTTCGATCTGACCCTCCGGGCGGTAACGGACTCCGTAATCCTGATCGGTTCTCCGGATGAGGGGAAAGGATACGGCGGTTTCAATTTCCGGCCCGCACCGTTCGACAATCCGGTTATTACAACCGACAGCGGAATACAGGAAGACAGCAATCTGAAACGTTTTCCCTGGGCCGATTTCTCGGCGATTTTTAAAGGAACACAATCTCCGTCGGGAGTCGCAATTTTCCAGAATCCGGTAAACCACGATATACCGAATGGCTGGTGTCTCCGCCACTATGGCTTTCTTGGTGTTGCTTGGCCCGGCCTCGATCCGTATACGTTGAGACCGTCCGAATCTTTTCATGCCCGGTACCGTGTCTGGATTCATCGCGGAGATGCCGTCGCGGGACAGGTCGCTGCTGCTTATGACTACTATGCAAAACCTCCTTCGGTTACTCTTGTCAGGTAG
- a CDS encoding class I SAM-dependent methyltransferase translates to MILVDIVNRKTLPLSWGEGEYIPHDDPCFSRKMLEKYLNEKHESAGRRFENIDRQMDWIHHSILNGQRTKILEIGCGPGFYTRRLAQLGHECVGIDVSPAAITYAQEQAQQDNTQCTYIEHDIYSAQYGTGYGLIIIANGDFNMFSPMDAYEFLGKAWMALREGGILLLEPYTFEAIESLGKRESVWEAVSEGLYSDKPYLCLHECCWNGENDSLTKRWYIVDTETAHVRYLAQCYKAYTKKSLQKLLVKQDFFNVRFYPGLRGGQDMSDNGFMVVSAVKTCKYTDRHIRKGQSRE, encoded by the coding sequence ATGATTCTCGTCGACATAGTCAACAGAAAAACCCTACCACTATCCTGGGGTGAGGGTGAATATATTCCCCACGACGATCCCTGTTTCAGCAGAAAGATGCTTGAAAAGTATCTCAACGAGAAGCATGAAAGCGCCGGCAGGAGATTTGAGAATATCGACCGGCAGATGGACTGGATTCACCACAGCATTCTCAATGGACAGCGGACAAAAATCCTCGAGATCGGATGCGGCCCCGGTTTCTACACGAGAAGGCTTGCGCAACTCGGCCATGAGTGTGTCGGTATCGACGTTTCTCCAGCGGCAATAACGTATGCACAGGAGCAGGCCCAGCAGGATAACACGCAATGCACCTATATCGAGCATGACATATACAGCGCTCAATACGGTACCGGATATGGGTTGATTATAATTGCCAACGGCGATTTCAACATGTTCAGTCCCATGGATGCCTATGAATTCTTAGGCAAGGCGTGGATGGCGCTCAGGGAAGGTGGCATTCTTCTGCTCGAGCCGTACACATTCGAAGCTATCGAGAGTCTGGGAAAACGTGAATCTGTCTGGGAAGCGGTCAGCGAAGGGCTCTACTCCGATAAACCATACCTCTGCCTGCACGAATGCTGCTGGAACGGAGAAAACGACTCGCTTACGAAACGGTGGTATATCGTCGATACGGAAACTGCGCATGTCCGGTACCTTGCGCAGTGCTACAAGGCATATACAAAAAAAAGCCTTCAAAAGCTGCTCGTAAAGCAGGATTTTTTCAACGTCAGGTTCTATCCAGGACTGCGTGGCGGGCAGGATATGTCTGACAATGGATTTATGGTTGTTTCTGCGGTAAAGACATGTAAATATACCGACAGGCATATCCGTAAGGGGCAATCCCGGGAATAA
- a CDS encoding Gfo/Idh/MocA family oxidoreductase produces the protein MRRRLFLGTGAGGLAGAVLSRPFSASARVIGANDRINIGVIGCGGRSGDLMRTMAGFMKQENFTFTALCDVWKPGLEKRAAWVREVTGSSPKTFSRYNDLLALKDVDAVMITTPDHGHSPVLIAASNAGKDVFCEKPMAMTMEEARGAVDTVRRNKTICQIGTQHRSEGKYITAAKYIQEGKIGKVITVDLKYNDNGPRWERNFSDVKEEDVDWEGYLMHTKKYPFHPRRYRCWHLYRDYSIGLIGLLGAHCTDLVTWFMKAPYPESAVAFGDRLVWKDREHYDTIIALYKYKDFIVTCEHRLGNKSMRSQALFYGTQGMITPEFISSEGHVDPKRLEPAAGAIYTTSPLIQSETDNKPVETPLEPDPTEVDHNLNWIRAMRDRKDPNATVEDGFSHSVIAIMGHMAADKRKAVAYDPSKREIVEI, from the coding sequence ATGAGACGACGATTATTTCTCGGTACTGGTGCAGGAGGATTAGCCGGCGCTGTATTGAGCAGGCCTTTCTCCGCTAGCGCCCGTGTAATCGGTGCAAACGACAGAATCAATATCGGTGTCATTGGCTGTGGAGGCCGTTCGGGTGATTTGATGAGAACCATGGCCGGCTTCATGAAACAGGAGAATTTCACTTTTACAGCCCTCTGCGATGTGTGGAAACCGGGCCTCGAAAAGAGAGCGGCATGGGTCAGGGAGGTAACCGGCAGCTCCCCGAAAACGTTTTCGCGCTATAACGATCTTCTGGCGCTGAAAGATGTCGATGCGGTCATGATCACGACTCCCGATCACGGACATTCCCCTGTCCTCATCGCGGCAAGTAATGCCGGCAAGGATGTTTTCTGCGAAAAACCCATGGCCATGACCATGGAGGAAGCCCGGGGCGCGGTCGATACAGTTCGCCGCAATAAAACCATCTGTCAGATCGGAACACAGCATCGGAGCGAGGGTAAATACATAACCGCCGCGAAATATATTCAGGAAGGGAAAATCGGGAAAGTAATAACGGTCGATCTGAAATACAACGACAACGGCCCCCGATGGGAAAGGAATTTCAGCGATGTCAAAGAGGAAGATGTCGACTGGGAAGGGTATCTCATGCACACGAAGAAATACCCGTTCCACCCGCGACGGTATCGTTGCTGGCATCTTTACCGTGATTACTCGATCGGTCTGATCGGACTTTTAGGGGCGCATTGCACCGATCTTGTCACATGGTTCATGAAAGCCCCGTACCCAGAGAGCGCAGTGGCATTCGGTGACCGGCTCGTCTGGAAGGACCGTGAACACTACGATACAATCATAGCGTTATACAAGTACAAGGATTTCATCGTAACCTGCGAACACCGTCTCGGCAATAAATCTATGCGTTCCCAGGCGTTATTTTATGGCACACAGGGAATGATCACCCCGGAGTTTATCAGCAGCGAGGGGCATGTCGATCCGAAACGGCTCGAACCGGCCGCCGGAGCGATATACACCACTTCTCCCCTGATTCAGAGTGAAACGGACAACAAACCGGTCGAGACGCCTCTCGAACCCGATCCTACGGAAGTGGACCACAATCTCAACTGGATTCGGGCCATGCGTGACCGTAAAGACCCGAATGCGACGGTCGAGGATGGTTTCAGCCATTCGGTTATCGCCATCATGGGTCATATGGCTGCGGATAAACGTAAAGCGGTTGCCTACGATCCTTCAAAGCGCGAGATTGTCGAAATCTGA
- a CDS encoding RidA family protein: protein MKRYGMIASICVTLGVSCILYGCGNDEVTVRKIAHEEAVKAIEEYKSGFAPEKFGFGVAWEKEFSFAQGNKVGNMIFLAGQLSHDTELDANGMPVKDLMTGKNFEEQLRQTLENMKKVLAHYGATMDDVVFLQHFVDTDAGGNKAGNYEPVLARLIQEYFPKGLQGMTCVEVSNLYGSQQLIESNAIAVIHK from the coding sequence ATGAAAAGGTATGGTATGATTGCATCAATATGTGTAACACTCGGCGTTTCATGCATTCTTTATGGATGCGGAAACGACGAGGTCACTGTGCGTAAAATCGCTCATGAAGAGGCGGTAAAGGCGATTGAAGAATATAAATCGGGCTTTGCGCCAGAAAAATTCGGTTTCGGAGTCGCATGGGAAAAGGAATTTTCCTTCGCCCAAGGCAACAAGGTCGGCAACATGATTTTTCTGGCGGGACAGCTTTCCCACGATACGGAGCTTGACGCCAACGGTATGCCGGTAAAAGACCTCATGACCGGCAAAAACTTCGAGGAACAGCTCCGTCAGACGCTTGAAAACATGAAAAAGGTGCTCGCACACTACGGCGCGACCATGGACGATGTGGTGTTTCTCCAGCATTTTGTCGACACCGATGCGGGTGGAAACAAGGCAGGCAACTACGAGCCAGTTCTCGCGCGGCTCATTCAGGAGTACTTCCCGAAGGGCCTTCAGGGCATGACCTGTGTCGAGGTATCGAATCTCTATGGCTCGCAGCAGCTCATCGAATCCAATGCCATTGCGGTCATACATAAGTGA